The following DNA comes from Papaver somniferum cultivar HN1 chromosome 4, ASM357369v1, whole genome shotgun sequence.
TGCTAACAAAAAATTATTAGGTTCCATGTCATCCCTCGTACAAAATCAGAATAAAAGAGACAGCATGTGTGTTCAAGAGCTCATTCTCCTGTCCCTCAATCTTTCAGCGATAACGCTTAAGTTTGCTTTGGCGATGTTACATCTCCAACATCTGGATCTTTTCCACCGGTACAGGAGTTCACAGATTCAATAGGATGAAGGGATTGTTCTAcattatcaaaaacaagagaccaGTTGACAGAAACTGGTTGCTTGGCACTTTCCTGATCTTCTTCAGTATCCATCTCTGGTTTCTCCTCTTCGGTACCCATCTCTAGTTTCTCCTCTTCTTCTACCAAGACATCCTCCTTCCCATTTTCTCCATCCTTCTCAATATTAGTCTTTTTTGGAGTAACTTCAGCATAGTTCACTCGACTTACCTTCTGCAACCTTCAAGATTCCAGGACCAAAATGTACCAAATCCATCAATTGCTtatcaaattaaaacaaacccaagtAATCAATTCAACAAACAAAAGCCAAATGAAAAGGGTACTACCTAGTAGAGAGACGACCACATAAATCTGAGTTAAACCTTGCTCTTGTTCTGTAGTTCCCATCTTCGTCTTcactttcatcttcttcattttcttcatcatcatcatcttcttcttcttcttccatttggTTCCTTCGTCCTTTTGGAGTGTTTGGACGGCTATCACTGTAGCTAACCGGAGTTAGCTTCTCCAACCTTCAAAACCCCACAACCAAAATAAAAAACCCATCATCCTTTATCAAATCTAAACAAAACCCATATATTCAAATCcatcaaaaaatgaaaataaaaaatgatacgAAATTACCTGGAAGAGCGACGAGGGGGTTCAGTGTTTTCTACTTCACTTTTGTTCTTCTTGATAGATTTCTTAGGAAGAGGAGGGGGAGGTTTAGATTTGAGTTTCTTAGAAAGATCAGAGATGCCAAGTTTTAGcattctttccatgttttctttgattcttttttCTCTAAGATTCTCATATGAGATTTCCCCATCGCTTTGGTTCGTAGTTGCAGTCATTTTTAGTGCTTGAGATATTTTCATCTTCCTTTTAGggctcaattgaagaagaagaaagtttgaAAATTGAGAGAGGGTTCATTGGTGGCGTAGTGTCAATAAAAGGGGAATGTCCTTTCTAATAAGACACTCGGGTGTAAACGGGGTTGGACCTTACTTTATGTCAGTCCATTTTGTTTCTATTCCTGACTCGGCAAACgattttgttttatcttatttccggggggggggggggggggggggggggggggggggggggggggatggcAACAGCCGGTGACGGAGTAGTGGCATGCATAGACTGCCAGAGCACTTCCACAAACTATAACACGTTTTCATGAATCCTTAGTCCTaaatatttaaaatttaaaacataaatttAGTATTTCTAAACATCACCATTACTGGTTACGGCGGTTCATCAGGAGTACATACATAAACTTTATGGCCAACTACGGCAAGCTTAATCATAACATATATCTAATCTTATATCGGTAACTGACTGTATATGGAGTACATGACTATCGCGGGCATTATCTTTGAATGATCGAAGAGGTGTAATCTTCCATGTTTGTTTCAAACAAATGGTGCAGTGCCTTTTCGTATTTCGTTGGCGAAGAATTGAATGAGATCTCTTTGTTGGAAGCTAGTCTTAATAGCTCGGCTTCTTCCAAACCTTTAGCTGGTCCAAGACTACACCTATCTGTTCCATGCTTTTCAAGCGCGTCTTTGAATTTCTTGATCTGTTCGTATACAAGAAACCCAAGTAAATAATTGAGATCAATTTTCATGATTGAAATAAAAAACGAAAGAGCAGTTTTGGTACTCACAGTTGCATTTGTGCAGCTGAAGCTGCAAAGTCTACCTTCAGCTCCTCGGTAAAATCTAAAGAAGGGGAGGACAGGAATGTTGAGGCTAGTGCACATAACACTAAGTTCTTCATAATTTACTTTCAGAAAAATTGCATTTTGATTCAAATCCGCAATCTGGCAAATCTGAATACAAAAATAGCATTAGTTAGTACTAATTCCATTAAAGTTAGTATCTTTTATTGATCTAACTTGCCAGATTGGCATGAGGCTGGATGGATCACCTTTGGATGCAAAGCTCTACAACCTCCACAACCAGGGGAGTAAAAATCTATTACGACGAGTTTATCGCCTGCATTTAAAAGCGTATCGACGAGTTCCTGAGCTGAATGAATCTTTATGATATTATGTTTAAGAGTTTTCTCCCACCATCTCATAGATTTGCTTATGCTGTTTGAAGATTGTGCCTGCAAGTAGATGATCACTTTGGAGTTAGGAAATTTAATAGTAACAGAAAAGTGAAAGAAACAAGTAGCTGATCATTTATACATACTTCCGCAAAGAAATTTGTAGAGCTTTTATTCAGCAGGATATGATCTGAAACAACCATTTTACTTCCCTTGAATTCACTCTTCAACGGAACTGAAAGTTGCTTAGGATACGAATCCTTAAGTCTCTGAGTACCAATATTTGTCTTTGTGGATTCAAGTTCAGAATACTTAGATATACATATACCACTTCTTATCAAAGAGCCTGCATCCATGACTATGTCGAAACTTTTGGTGTTCACAACcaacaaacacaaaaacaccTTCAAGAATCAGAAATCCACTTCTATTTTTTTGATATGTTCTTACAATCAGAAGTATGAAAATctggaaaagaaagaaataatGCAGTGTATTTGAGTGAAACGGAAGAGGAAAAGTTGTTGGTCGGGTACTAATTAatgtataaaaaaaaagagttgatgGCAGTAATCAATATGAGCAGTAAGCTTGGTCGACTATTTATATGGTTGAGAACTTTAACTTCTTGCGTGTGTTTGTAGCCTAATTTAGTTGTGAGCTGTTGTTTTAAATTACAGTTAAGATTGTTTTTGAGGTGCTATATTCGGGTCATTTCTGTGTATAACCACACTAGAACTTAACGGAGTTTTGGCATGTGTCACTAATCATTTTGTGCTGCATAATATCTTTGATGATTTGTAAAAGCTATCCTCCCTAGTGCTTGGGCAAAGTTTCATGTGTAATGTCGTAGATATTGATCTTTTTAGGATTTTCAGCCAAGCATTTAAAGGTAAAGGTATTCTTAGATATTCCAACCGTGATGCGTCATCGGACAGTGACTTGTGGAGGAGAACCTGCGGATAACTATTGGAAATTAAATCAACTTACCTATATTTGGTCGACATTCATTTTTCCATAAATCATAATTGGTCGGCATAACTAATGGGGAGTAATCCAGTTCTCCTGAGGTCGAACTCTCAAGTTTTAGGTTATTAAGGGTTCGAATCTCCTACAGTGttcgtatcaaaaaaaaaaaataattaggtcGGCATTTGGTGACATACCAAGGTGATATCTAAAAATATTTAGATTGTTATTCTCACAATATCTTACATTTTGATATTTTACATTCTCGATATTTTAGACGTCATTTTttaaatcaaacctaaatgatAACGGATTTGAGGTTAATATTCTAGGAATATGTTCATCTTACAAAGTGCTATAAACTTATCAAAAATGGGCACATTGTAAAATGTATAACATATCATCTACTATTTTGAAAATTAGTCGTTCAAAATCAACAAATTTTCCACCATCAAAATTATGATTGGTGGATAGTGAGGATGGATATCCCCGAACGCATTTACTTTTGATACGTATATAGATCTTTGTAAGAGAaacatatcttgaaaatattagcttcaatccGGTACCGTTTAtgctttattcacaaaaataacgTCCAAAGTGTGAGAATAAAAGCGTGAATggatccatcttcttcttctatttgtaAAATCTAAACGATAGCGGATTTGATGCTAATATATATGGGATATGTTTCTTTTATAAAGTTCTACGTTCTTCGCCAAAATGATCAATACAGAGATATAGAATACCACTATATGCTGCTTTGAAAAGCATCAATTGAGAATCAAAGAATTTTCAACGcttgaaattaagattgattgATCGTAAGGTTGGTTATTTTGGAATCTATTCATTTTAATAGGACAAAGCTTtataacctggctaaattggggcctataactacatgacaaaatagggtcattaagaaATAATTCATAGAAATTCCTTATCCATTATTTATGTTAATGCCTAATATGCCCCTGTGAAATTAGTGCTAATTCGGATAATTAAATAATGTTTAATCAAGTAAATTTTAGGATTAACTTTCATTAATGCATAATCAACACTtgtaaaaaatataaattttactTTTCAAAAGACTCGATCCAGAATGGGTTTATGTTAGTGtttttgtaaaccgattctgggttgagtttaTGCCAAACGACGTGTAAACCAAGAATCGGAGTTTAATCaatacccacataaaccgatttctGGAATCGGTATTTATATATgtacatgtaatccgattatgtcatactttcataaacaaaatattcattacatggtttaggaaattagcgcactacatacatatatatGATTCAATATGGGAATtttagaatttgacacatcaaatgctcgtcaatgaacctccgagcacgtcggtacaacgtcgtatattctttgtggtgaatgaacttggtttccccattacgaattctaCATTGACCCTTGAAACgctccagctgaaattcaatgaattcttaaatgttagtatgtgaacttttgatataggtataaaaatgatcgcattactcactttttccctaagaggagctcgtggatgataATCGTACACAATATTTCTAACTTTTAAGTACTCTCGCATTGCACCTTTAATGTATTGGAATCGaaatgccaagtctctccatttgcggttattGGGACTCCcggtacgcccgtaaaagaactctttaactctcttccaaaacattgaatagattccactcggacgttcacggaacgtattagcaaacgatttaacgagacacaaatcttcatatggttcccattccattttctaggctaagtgtgtgaaATGGAAGTGGCTGAAAGAGGTTGTGCTTATATAGATAGGGCCTCAAcggatacttttttttttgaatccaaTCCACACAATCAGATTTTATATATGACCACATAGACCGATTGTGTCCttgcaaaatcatataaaatatgcCTCTCACAAATCAGGCTTTTgtaatgcacatgtaaaccgattcatGAAGTTACAAAACTTTTCTTCATAGCAATCGGATTACATGTATGTATATGTAAATTGATTCttaaagttacagaacttttcttcatagcaatcggattacatatatgtacatgtaatccgattctgaaaCTGAATCTCTGGGAAACTGTCAGAGTCGGGTTACATATaggtacatgtaaaccgattttgACTGAAAAAAATGCCAGAATATTGCATTTTTTTCACACACATTTTAGTTGGTTATTTTATCGCGTCTTGGACAAACACATACAACTTTCAGAAGAAACCAGATTAACTCATTCATAAACTAGGAGTATAATCAAACATAAGTTTAAGACAAAACATAAGTTTTGACTCTATAATTATCCATCCTTAAAGACATAATCATGAATAtaaccattcattcatgaacatccccaccacgaccacgtccaccgccacgaccacgtccaccgcATCCTCGTTTACCAGGTTGGgcgctgctcgatgcaccttcagtCATCTTTTTTTGGGGGCctctcttccttttcttctttggctCCTCCTCCTCCTACAGCTCCCCAAACattgcaccaacttctacatcttcgagactgttcaattcatcaatcaaCTTTTCATCGGCCTTAACATTTGTCCCTTCCCTGATTTGTAGCTTTGCTTGGGTTATCAAGTACCCGACTTGGCTTCTCTGTTTCCATTTTAAAGATAaacattcaaaaaaataaaaacgctAATAACATTAACAAAAtcgtaattgagtaacaatacgcACCAGGCATTCGAGAGCCGTATTTGTCCTCTATCttgggcctctcatctactcgtatcactcgagtatgcgaaacattgaggttCCACGACATGTAATCCGGAATTGCCTCGTCATCTGTTCGAGATGGACCATTCAAAGGGTATCTGTGAAGCGCTCTGTCTTCCCAATAATCACATGATGGTAAAGGCTTGTGAACAATGTAAATATCGttatcatatgatttggttttcgtctcattgtttttgaacATCTTGTGCTCCTTTGGGATTTTTTGTACGTAaccgcattgtcttgcgactctcgaAGGGTTGTACATcacatatcctcttgggtgaaacaaaaGCCAAAAATAATCATTTTTCTCTCGGCACCCaaccttctttccttttccttttcctttagccATATCCTCCTTGTAAGGATCAAAAACAACATCTTTCGTTGTCAAGTTGTCCAACTGGCGTCTCAAATTCAGATAATCCTTTTTTGGTACTTCGGCTTACTTTTGTAGGTGTACTTGTCTCCATAATACTCGTGGTTCCATTCCTTGTTCTTAAAAACCCTTCgagcaaatattgggaagtgaaaatatatccacgcctgcagaaaagccatattccctCCCATTTGGTTCCTTTTAGCCGTAGAATCCTTTCTCAACTCgttcaacgagtgtgcaaggatggcagtGTCCCAAGAGTATTCGTGAATATTGTTAAATGGTTGCAACAGCTGGATAAAGTTGGCGCTCACACGGGCACCGGAAACGTCGGGGAAGATAATATCTCCCATGACGTGGAGGACATACACATTGGCCGTGGCGATGATACGTTCCCGCGTCACCTATTCTCCCCCAGCACGAAGCTTCTTTGTTCCCATGAAGTTGTCCCTCAGCttcgagagatggaatatcctctgctTTAACTTGCCTACCAACATCTCTGACTTGGTCCCtctcctcatcccattggaacacatCCTTGGTGAACGCGTGAATCTTGTCCCACTCAATCTCTGGCGCGTATCCTTTGTGCTTCACGGCTTTACCTTATATGCTTAGCCCGGTAATGGA
Coding sequences within:
- the LOC113273984 gene encoding thioredoxin-like 1-2, chloroplastic → MDAGSLIRSGICISKYSELESTKTNIGTQRLKDSYPKQLSVPLKSEFKGSKMVVSDHILLNKSSTNFFAEAQSSNSISKSMRWWEKTLKHNIIKIHSAQELVDTLLNAGDKLVVIDFYSPGCGGCRALHPKICQIADLNQNAIFLKVNYEELSVMCTSLNIPVLPFFRFYRGAEGRLCSFSCTNATIKKFKDALEKHGTDRCSLGPAKGLEEAELLRLASNKEISFNSSPTKYEKALHHLFETNMEDYTSSIIQR
- the LOC113273982 gene encoding nucleolin-like, with the protein product MKISQALKMTATTNQSDGEISYENLREKRIKENMERMLKLGISDLSKKLKSKPPPPLPKKSIKKNKSEVENTEPPRRSSRLEKLTPVSYSDSRPNTPKGRRNQMEEEEEDDDDEENEEDESEDEDGNYRTRARFNSDLCGRLSTRLQKVSRVNYAEVTPKKTNIEKDGENGKEDVLVEEEEKLEMGTEEEKPEMDTEEDQESAKQPVSVNWSLVFDNVEQSLHPIESVNSCTGGKDPDVGDVTSPKQT